In one Haloplanus salinus genomic region, the following are encoded:
- a CDS encoding DUF7553 family protein, with translation MRTLRAVNRQLLKAIEAPPDTGEEERLDRLAASFWARTRHEEYPLDPGSLCRLRYKLRRIAERTHEQRARHLWRARELLDEYAAEHPPRRHT, from the coding sequence ATGCGTACGCTCCGTGCGGTGAACCGACAGCTTCTGAAGGCGATCGAGGCCCCGCCGGACACCGGCGAGGAGGAGCGACTGGATCGGCTCGCGGCGAGTTTCTGGGCGCGGACGCGCCACGAGGAGTATCCGCTCGACCCGGGCAGCCTCTGTCGCCTGCGGTACAAACTCCGGCGGATCGCCGAACGAACGCACGAGCAGCGGGCCCGTCACCTGTGGCGTGCTCGGGAGCTGCTCGACGAGTACGCGGCCGAACACCCGCCACGGCGCCATACGTAG
- a CDS encoding high-potential iron-sulfur protein has translation MGKRLTEPDRRRLLALIGSGLTAGLAGCSGGSGGDGSDDGGGEATATETPTATATETPTATATTTGGDDTVPAEYETATSLGGTQRNPDALSTQSAVNYQEEPKGGQQCSNCQFYIEDKNGDGMGACSIVAGNVAPEAYCVSYAEYSG, from the coding sequence ATGGGAAAACGACTGACGGAGCCGGACCGACGCCGACTGCTCGCACTGATCGGTAGCGGACTCACGGCCGGGCTGGCCGGCTGTAGTGGTGGCAGCGGTGGCGACGGTAGTGACGACGGCGGTGGTGAAGCGACGGCGACCGAGACGCCGACGGCGACGGCGACCGAGACGCCGACGGCGACGGCGACGACGACCGGCGGCGACGACACCGTCCCCGCCGAGTACGAAACGGCGACGAGCCTCGGCGGCACCCAGCGCAACCCCGACGCGCTCTCCACACAATCCGCGGTGAACTACCAGGAGGAACCGAAGGGTGGCCAGCAGTGTTCGAACTGCCAGTTCTACATCGAGGACAAGAACGGCGACGGGATGGGGGCGTGCAGCATCGTCGCCGGCAACGTTGCGCCCGAGGCCTACTGCGTGAGCTACGCGGAGTATTCGGGCTAG
- a CDS encoding NosD domain-containing protein: MKAGETRTWQFVAVTCSILLLVATGGAFAADLGAARPDPVPYTETVKLGATAEAEQTAEAAGAAIPRVEIFYSQYRYVVGYTGVASAIAALDEPGRERQFGYPLAVYASDYAGRSPACPGGRLTSATNPDWVSVTEAQFVVGSRATMAGEPVVVPFSDAGDARAFAGACGGRVVDWETLRRSPPAVPNVASVESDIDGRHARADRRAAAAASLLDREASVVVGRDAPTIDAAVAAAPPNTTVVVPPGTYPERVTVAKPLTLRGRNATIDGGGEGTVIDVRADDVAVTGLTIRGVGNATRAENVSESGDWDAPIRQGYGEGDAGVAAVNVSGTYVHDVTVHTPANGVLLRGVPSAVVSDLRVEGAAEWLDGFMGVMAMHEPVVVQNSRVTGGRDGVYLHRAHGTVVRNNTFLDQRFGVHLMYTSETLIADNVARGQEASGVVVMTRPTANAIVGNDVRHADGGIFVGGSRSYVARNVVVGADRGMVAYATRSRYEHNVLYGNAVGLAASTVVPSNRVVANDFVGNERHATAGPGPLRIYTADGRGNYWEGAYDTTLAADGSPTLDRAYSPTDELDRRLHRTDAAVTLGAAPSVRGLRAFRGTTPGFRKASIVDLAPLRRPANPDLLAEARNETAVDVEGRAA; encoded by the coding sequence ATGAAAGCCGGGGAGACGCGGACGTGGCAGTTCGTGGCGGTCACCTGTTCGATCCTCCTGCTCGTCGCGACGGGCGGGGCGTTCGCTGCCGACCTCGGAGCGGCACGTCCCGATCCGGTCCCGTACACGGAGACGGTCAAACTCGGAGCTACCGCCGAGGCCGAACAGACCGCCGAGGCCGCGGGCGCCGCCATCCCACGCGTGGAAATCTTCTACTCCCAGTACCGGTACGTGGTGGGCTACACGGGGGTCGCGTCGGCGATCGCGGCGCTCGACGAACCCGGGCGCGAACGGCAGTTCGGCTACCCGCTCGCCGTCTACGCCTCCGATTACGCCGGCCGGTCGCCGGCGTGTCCGGGCGGGCGACTCACCAGCGCCACCAACCCCGACTGGGTGTCGGTGACGGAAGCGCAGTTCGTCGTCGGAAGCCGGGCGACGATGGCCGGCGAGCCGGTCGTCGTTCCCTTCTCCGACGCGGGCGACGCGCGGGCCTTCGCCGGGGCGTGTGGCGGCCGGGTCGTCGACTGGGAGACGCTGCGTCGGAGCCCGCCCGCCGTGCCGAACGTGGCGAGCGTGGAGTCGGACATCGACGGGAGACACGCCCGCGCCGATCGTCGCGCCGCCGCCGCGGCGTCGCTTCTCGACCGCGAGGCGTCCGTGGTGGTGGGCCGCGACGCGCCGACGATCGATGCGGCGGTGGCCGCTGCGCCGCCGAACACGACCGTCGTCGTGCCGCCGGGCACGTACCCCGAACGCGTCACGGTCGCGAAGCCGCTCACCCTTCGCGGCCGGAACGCGACGATAGACGGTGGGGGTGAGGGGACCGTGATCGACGTGCGGGCGGACGACGTGGCGGTGACCGGGCTGACGATCCGCGGCGTCGGCAACGCCACCCGCGCCGAGAACGTGTCCGAGAGCGGCGACTGGGACGCCCCGATCCGGCAGGGGTACGGCGAGGGCGACGCGGGCGTCGCCGCGGTGAACGTCTCGGGGACGTACGTCCACGACGTCACGGTCCACACGCCGGCCAACGGCGTGTTGCTCCGTGGCGTGCCGAGTGCCGTCGTCTCCGACCTCCGGGTGGAAGGCGCCGCGGAGTGGCTCGACGGCTTCATGGGCGTCATGGCGATGCACGAGCCGGTCGTCGTACAGAACTCGCGGGTCACGGGCGGCCGCGACGGCGTCTACCTCCACCGCGCTCACGGCACCGTCGTCCGGAACAACACCTTCCTGGACCAGCGGTTTGGGGTTCACCTCATGTACACCTCCGAGACGCTGATCGCGGACAACGTCGCCCGCGGGCAGGAAGCAAGCGGCGTGGTCGTGATGACGCGACCGACGGCGAACGCCATCGTCGGCAACGACGTACGCCACGCCGACGGCGGCATCTTCGTCGGCGGGTCGCGGAGCTACGTCGCCCGTAACGTCGTCGTCGGCGCCGACCGCGGGATGGTGGCCTACGCCACCCGGTCGCGGTACGAACACAACGTCCTCTACGGAAACGCGGTGGGCCTTGCCGCCTCGACGGTCGTCCCCTCGAACCGCGTCGTGGCAAACGACTTCGTTGGCAACGAGCGTCACGCCACCGCGGGCCCCGGGCCCCTCCGGATCTACACTGCGGACGGCCGCGGCAACTACTGGGAGGGCGCGTACGACACGACCCTCGCGGCGGACGGGTCGCCGACGCTGGATCGCGCCTACTCGCCGACGGACGAACTCGACCGGCGCCTCCACCGGACCGACGCCGCGGTGACGCTCGGCGCCGCGCCGTCCGTCCGCGGCCTGCGGGCGTTCCGCGGGACGACGCCCGGCTTCCGCAAGGCGAGCATCGTCGACCTCGCGCCGCTCCGGCGGCCGGCGAACCCCGACCTGCTCGCGGAGGCTCGAAACGAGACTGCCGTCGACGTGGAGGGGCGGGCCGCGTGA
- a CDS encoding ABC transporter ATP-binding protein — protein MTEQESYLRANEVDRTFGDVTALADVSIEIPGGSVVALIGPNGSGKTTLLRVLTGLLAPTDGDVTYEGPSAARPLGYLPQEPAFRPGYTTAETAAFYARLVDDDPAELLERVGLGSVPNRRVEALSGGMTRLLGIAQALAGDPPVLALDEPASGLDPVMSRRVFDILESLAADGHAVVVTSHDLPLVERSADLVVVLDRGSVVAADTPAALRDRTGGPLHETFTSLVEADDVVSVRTEATR, from the coding sequence GTGACCGAGCAGGAGTCGTATCTGCGTGCGAACGAGGTGGACCGCACCTTCGGCGACGTGACGGCGCTCGCCGACGTCTCCATCGAGATACCCGGCGGGAGCGTCGTGGCGCTGATCGGCCCGAACGGCTCGGGCAAGACCACGCTCCTGCGGGTCCTCACCGGGCTCCTCGCCCCGACCGACGGCGACGTGACCTACGAGGGGCCGTCGGCGGCCCGCCCGCTCGGCTACCTGCCACAGGAGCCGGCGTTCCGGCCGGGCTATACGACGGCCGAGACGGCCGCCTTCTACGCCCGCCTCGTCGACGACGACCCGGCGGAACTGCTCGAACGGGTCGGGCTCGGGAGCGTCCCGAACCGCCGCGTCGAGGCGCTTTCGGGTGGCATGACGCGCCTGCTCGGGATCGCACAGGCGCTCGCCGGCGACCCGCCGGTGCTCGCGCTCGACGAACCGGCCAGCGGGCTGGATCCGGTGATGAGCCGGCGGGTGTTCGATATCCTCGAGTCGCTGGCGGCGGACGGCCACGCCGTCGTCGTCACGTCACACGACCTGCCGCTGGTCGAGCGGTCGGCCGACCTGGTCGTCGTCCTCGACCGTGGATCGGTCGTCGCGGCCGACACGCCCGCGGCGCTCCGTGACCGCACGGGCGGCCCGCTCCACGAGACGTTCACGAGCCTCGTCGAGGCCGACGACGTCGTCTCGGTCCGCACGGAGGCGACGCGGTGA
- a CDS encoding ABC transporter permease subunit, with the protein MTGRLDSFWVVFAREVRGAARSRTYLLLALALTLVVFGLAGAGDGPSAGYVPTVVDVLLVVEVLVPAVAFAVGYRAITDDAVRGTLDVLATYPLPPWAYVLGVYAGRAVALLSVVLVPLSLLGVVVAVSAAPATTVFATHRGVDSPLLFVRFLALTAGFALTALAIAIAISALADSRRRAILLALVGLLVVVVGADVTVLQALTGGHVDADFGTLLGVSPASAYRGLVFETVLYVAFSERAGFVAVPVAAAGLLAWSLAALLVATLAVGSRRA; encoded by the coding sequence GTGACGGGGCGTCTCGACTCGTTCTGGGTCGTCTTCGCCCGCGAGGTTCGCGGTGCCGCCCGGAGCCGGACGTACCTCCTTCTAGCGCTCGCGCTGACGCTCGTCGTCTTCGGCCTCGCGGGGGCCGGCGACGGGCCGTCGGCGGGCTACGTCCCGACGGTGGTGGACGTGTTGCTCGTCGTCGAGGTGCTCGTACCGGCCGTCGCCTTCGCCGTCGGCTACCGGGCGATCACCGACGATGCGGTCCGGGGGACGCTCGACGTCCTCGCCACGTACCCGCTCCCACCGTGGGCGTACGTCCTCGGCGTCTACGCCGGCCGCGCCGTCGCGCTTCTGTCGGTCGTGCTGGTGCCACTTTCCCTTCTCGGCGTCGTCGTCGCCGTGAGTGCCGCCCCCGCGACGACGGTGTTCGCCACCCACCGCGGCGTCGACTCGCCGCTACTGTTCGTCCGGTTTCTGGCGCTCACGGCCGGCTTCGCGCTCACGGCCCTCGCTATCGCCATCGCCATCTCCGCGCTCGCCGACTCCCGCCGGCGGGCCATCCTCCTCGCGCTCGTCGGGCTGTTGGTCGTGGTCGTCGGCGCCGACGTGACCGTCCTGCAGGCGCTGACGGGTGGCCACGTCGACGCCGACTTCGGCACGCTCCTCGGTGTCTCGCCCGCGAGCGCCTACCGCGGGCTGGTGTTCGAGACGGTGCTCTACGTCGCGTTCTCCGAGCGTGCCGGCTTCGTCGCGGTGCCCGTCGCCGCCGCCGGCCTCCTCGCGTGGAGCCTCGCTGCCCTGCTCGTCGCGACCCTCGCCGTCGGCAGTCGGCGCGCCTAG
- a CDS encoding winged helix-turn-helix transcriptional regulator, with translation MTDVRQQVREHVRDNPGVHFNALTRNLDVATGQAQYHLHRLGRQDAVVAERIRGRTHYFTPEYDAWERRTLALYRRETAGEILTLLIDEGRLPAATLADRLDLARSTVSWQLDSLSAAGIVETSRGDRGRIEVTLARPDGTDRLVRVVSPPIAGWPAAHADGVGYGVADADD, from the coding sequence ATGACCGACGTTCGTCAGCAAGTGCGCGAACACGTCCGGGACAACCCCGGCGTTCATTTCAATGCTCTCACTCGGAACCTCGACGTCGCGACCGGGCAGGCGCAGTATCATCTCCATCGCCTCGGTCGGCAGGACGCCGTCGTCGCCGAGCGAATCCGGGGACGGACCCACTACTTCACCCCCGAGTACGACGCCTGGGAGCGCCGGACACTCGCGCTCTACCGTCGGGAGACGGCGGGCGAGATACTCACACTTCTCATCGACGAGGGACGACTCCCGGCGGCGACGCTCGCCGACCGTCTCGACCTCGCACGGAGTACGGTCTCCTGGCAGCTCGACTCGCTGTCGGCTGCCGGCATCGTCGAGACGAGCCGCGGCGACCGCGGACGGATCGAGGTGACGCTCGCCCGCCCCGACGGGACCGACCGCCTCGTTCGGGTGGTGTCGCCCCCGATCGCGGGGTGGCCTGCCGCCCACGCCGACGGCGTGGGGTACGGCGTCGCCGACGCGGACGACTAG
- a CDS encoding nitrous oxide reductase accessory protein NosL encodes MDGHPLRDTSRRRVLLGTAAAAGVGLAGCLGSSDRPAPISLDEPLSCDQCGMVINQQPGPSGQTYYRDNSPEGHDPPARFCSTVCTFRHRFATESRGWRPRVTYLTDYAVVDYRVRQEGGAQVVSAHLAADHFAATEGLDVVVGSEVEGAMGPAIVPFGDGDAAAEFASTYGGDVIAAEDVSRQLVAQG; translated from the coding sequence ATGGACGGCCACCCGCTTCGTGACACGTCGCGCCGCCGCGTCCTCCTCGGCACGGCGGCTGCGGCCGGCGTCGGGCTTGCCGGCTGTCTGGGGTCGTCGGATCGACCGGCGCCCATCTCCTTGGACGAGCCGCTGAGCTGCGACCAGTGCGGTATGGTCATCAACCAGCAGCCGGGTCCGTCCGGGCAGACGTACTACCGCGACAACAGCCCGGAGGGACACGACCCGCCCGCCCGCTTCTGTAGCACGGTGTGTACCTTCCGGCACCGATTCGCGACCGAGAGCCGTGGCTGGCGACCCCGGGTAACGTATCTCACCGACTACGCCGTCGTCGACTATCGGGTCCGTCAGGAGGGTGGCGCGCAGGTCGTCTCGGCGCACCTCGCCGCCGACCACTTCGCGGCTACCGAGGGTTTGGACGTGGTGGTCGGGTCGGAGGTAGAGGGAGCGATGGGGCCCGCCATCGTCCCCTTCGGCGACGGCGACGCGGCTGCCGAGTTCGCGTCGACCTACGGCGGCGACGTCATCGCCGCGGAGGACGTCTCCCGACAACTCGTCGCACAGGGCTGA
- a CDS encoding universal stress protein: MSILAAVDGVESKAVVQRGYELAQAFGEDLVVLHVLPETETREEAEEVAGDAIRLALDDPENVSAAGALGDPAPRILSEADKRDASYVVLGPHKQTPIGKALMGSVSQLVLLNADCTVAFVSEDEE; this comes from the coding sequence ATGTCAATCCTGGCTGCGGTCGACGGCGTGGAGAGTAAAGCTGTGGTCCAGCGTGGTTACGAACTCGCGCAGGCGTTCGGCGAGGACTTAGTGGTGTTGCACGTCCTGCCGGAGACGGAGACCCGGGAGGAAGCCGAGGAGGTAGCGGGGGACGCCATCCGACTAGCACTCGACGACCCCGAGAACGTCTCCGCGGCGGGGGCGCTCGGCGATCCGGCGCCACGCATCCTCAGCGAAGCCGACAAGCGGGACGCCAGCTACGTCGTCCTCGGCCCGCACAAGCAGACGCCCATCGGCAAGGCCCTGATGGGGAGTGTCTCCCAACTCGTCCTGTTGAACGCCGACTGCACCGTCGCGTTCGTCTCCGAGGACGAGGAGTAG
- a CDS encoding PfkB family carbohydrate kinase, giving the protein MDRVVSLGSINVDHVRRASDAELASFAERYDWFPAQGDTVRVERLPDDVALDADERRHGGKGANQAVAAAAAGAATTMLGAVGTDHDRFGVLPALVDAGVDAERVGVVDAPTGAAHVFVDPSGDNRIVVDPGANAAVDDAYVDANYDAVRDADCLLLQNEIPVEPVAALLDDLTAEPTRPTVILDPAPPAGTDPLLAREAVDYLTPNEGEYAALADALDAYGGVVVRKRGGDPVIVAADDRFTVDPPAVDAAETTGAGDVFNGFLAARLAAGASLRDAVETAVVAASMATRTAGAREGIPTLDEVRAFRAE; this is encoded by the coding sequence ATGGATCGGGTCGTCAGCCTCGGGAGCATCAACGTCGACCACGTTCGGCGAGCGTCCGACGCCGAACTCGCGTCGTTCGCGGAGCGCTACGACTGGTTCCCGGCGCAGGGAGACACCGTTCGCGTCGAAAGGCTCCCCGACGACGTCGCCCTCGACGCCGACGAGAGACGTCACGGCGGCAAGGGGGCGAACCAGGCCGTGGCGGCGGCGGCCGCCGGCGCCGCCACGACGATGCTCGGCGCGGTCGGGACGGACCACGACCGGTTCGGCGTCCTCCCCGCCCTCGTCGACGCCGGCGTCGACGCCGAACGGGTCGGCGTCGTCGACGCCCCGACCGGCGCGGCTCACGTCTTCGTCGATCCGAGCGGCGACAACCGAATCGTCGTCGACCCCGGCGCCAACGCGGCCGTCGACGACGCGTACGTCGACGCCAACTACGACGCCGTCCGCGACGCGGACTGTCTCCTCCTCCAGAACGAAATTCCGGTCGAACCGGTCGCGGCCTTGCTCGACGACCTGACGGCCGAGCCGACGCGGCCGACGGTGATCCTCGACCCCGCGCCGCCGGCGGGCACCGACCCGTTGCTCGCCCGCGAGGCCGTCGACTATCTCACGCCGAACGAGGGCGAGTACGCGGCGCTCGCCGACGCTCTGGACGCGTACGGGGGCGTCGTCGTGCGCAAACGTGGCGGGGATCCGGTGATCGTAGCGGCCGACGACCGGTTCACCGTCGACCCACCGGCCGTCGACGCCGCCGAAACCACCGGCGCCGGCGACGTGTTCAACGGCTTCCTCGCGGCGCGTCTCGCCGCCGGCGCGTCGCTTCGGGACGCCGTCGAGACGGCGGTGGTCGCCGCATCGATGGCGACGCGGACGGCCGGCGCCCGGGAGGGGATTCCGACCCTCGACGAGGTGCGGGCGTTCCGGGCGGAGTGA
- a CDS encoding phosphoribosyltransferase — MSNSNRFADRTDAGERLAAELVDRGVDADLVLAIPRGGLPLGRVVADALDAPLDVVIASKIGAPGNPEYAIGAVASDGSVWLDDDAIASLGVSDGYVERERDHELRATREKASRYRGGRDPLDPTGKRVVVVDDGVATGSTAIAALRLVREGGAERVVLAVPVGPPDTVSELESVADAVIVLRTPGSFGAVGAFYDRFGQVTDEEAMTYLDDGI; from the coding sequence ATGTCGAACAGCAACCGGTTCGCCGATCGAACCGACGCGGGGGAACGGTTGGCGGCCGAACTCGTCGACCGGGGGGTCGATGCGGACCTCGTACTGGCGATTCCGCGCGGCGGCCTCCCGCTCGGCCGGGTGGTGGCGGACGCGCTCGACGCCCCCCTCGACGTCGTGATCGCGTCGAAAATCGGCGCCCCAGGCAACCCGGAGTACGCCATCGGCGCCGTCGCGAGCGATGGGAGCGTCTGGCTCGACGACGACGCGATCGCCTCGCTCGGCGTGAGCGACGGCTACGTCGAACGGGAGCGCGACCACGAGCTTCGGGCGACCCGCGAGAAGGCGTCGCGGTACCGTGGTGGTCGCGACCCCCTCGATCCGACCGGGAAGCGGGTCGTCGTCGTCGACGACGGCGTCGCCACGGGATCGACCGCCATCGCCGCCCTGCGACTCGTCCGAGAGGGTGGCGCCGAACGGGTCGTTCTGGCCGTCCCCGTCGGTCCGCCGGACACGGTGTCGGAACTCGAATCCGTCGCCGACGCGGTGATCGTCCTGCGGACGCCCGGCTCCTTCGGCGCCGTCGGCGCCTTCTACGACCGCTTCGGCCAGGTGACCGACGAGGAGGCGATGACGTATCTGGACGACGGCATCTGA
- a CDS encoding potassium channel family protein, whose protein sequence is MSHTKRIIVAGGGRVGFRTARELAARGHDVVLIEKEAERSDHAVDERVAMVIEGDATSPAVLEQADPERADAIAALTDEAGTNLAICLAARRVAPSIRTLARTDAGTENAYEEITDATILPQELSAAAAADILSGDEVRTIVGDHHDLEILDVEVAPGAPVAGRTLADINLPRGSLVISGQDRCCIAGGETELEAGERYVVGAESDVVDEVLGLFRG, encoded by the coding sequence ATGTCACACACCAAGCGCATCATCGTCGCGGGCGGCGGGCGCGTCGGCTTCCGAACGGCGCGTGAACTCGCCGCCCGCGGCCACGACGTCGTCTTGATCGAGAAGGAAGCGGAGCGATCGGACCACGCGGTGGACGAACGCGTCGCGATGGTCATCGAGGGAGACGCCACGTCGCCCGCCGTTCTCGAACAGGCCGATCCGGAGCGGGCGGACGCCATCGCCGCGCTGACGGACGAGGCCGGGACGAACCTCGCGATCTGCCTCGCGGCTAGACGGGTCGCGCCGAGCATCCGGACGCTCGCCAGAACCGACGCGGGGACCGAGAACGCGTACGAGGAGATCACCGACGCGACGATCCTGCCCCAGGAGTTGAGCGCCGCGGCCGCCGCCGACATCCTCTCCGGTGACGAGGTGCGGACCATCGTGGGCGACCACCACGACCTCGAAATCCTCGACGTCGAAGTCGCCCCCGGCGCGCCCGTCGCGGGACGGACGCTCGCCGACATCAACCTGCCCCGAGGGAGTCTCGTCATCTCGGGACAGGACCGCTGCTGTATCGCCGGCGGCGAGACCGAACTCGAAGCCGGCGAGCGTTACGTCGTCGGCGCGGAGTCCGACGTCGTCGACGAGGTGCTCGGCCTCTTTCGAGGCTGA
- a CDS encoding 2-oxo acid dehydrogenase subunit E2, whose amino-acid sequence MSRVRKRAQPDDDGVAFRETLPLDLSFDHRVVDGADAARFLGTLAERVEDAGRYAAE is encoded by the coding sequence GTGAGCCGGGTCCGGAAGCGGGCGCAACCCGACGACGACGGCGTGGCGTTCCGCGAGACGCTTCCCCTCGATCTGAGCTTCGACCACCGAGTCGTCGACGGTGCCGACGCCGCCCGCTTCCTCGGCACGCTCGCCGAACGGGTCGAGGACGCCGGGAGGTACGCCGCGGAGTAG
- a CDS encoding winged helix-turn-helix domain-containing protein — protein MAIATPPRVERSPDETTVADADEVQTMLHALHDGDCRAVLDATGEASLSASELADACDLPLSTTYRKLDTLTETGLLAERTRLCPDGKHAKEYMRAVDEILVDADADAGFELTVTRRDSVDGGTHLAGIQS, from the coding sequence ATGGCCATCGCCACTCCACCCCGCGTCGAACGCTCGCCCGACGAAACGACCGTCGCCGACGCCGACGAGGTCCAGACGATGTTGCACGCGCTCCACGACGGCGACTGCCGTGCCGTCCTCGATGCGACGGGTGAAGCGTCGCTGTCGGCGAGCGAGCTCGCCGACGCCTGCGACCTCCCGCTGTCGACGACGTATCGCAAACTCGACACGCTCACCGAGACTGGACTGCTCGCCGAGCGGACCCGGCTCTGTCCCGACGGCAAGCACGCGAAGGAGTACATGCGCGCGGTCGACGAGATTCTCGTCGACGCGGACGCCGATGCCGGCTTCGAACTCACCGTCACCCGGCGGGACTCCGTCGACGGTGGTACCCACCTCGCCGGCATCCAGTCCTGA
- a CDS encoding helix-turn-helix domain-containing protein — MSSGIRAELRVDVDGRCPVVEAAAAAGSPTSSIARAVDPSGTGRVTAEFMLDDTAGAELADDEHVDAVFTYGTKTVYRLTHGRDGGCPCERIERFDCPVVDAHVRDGLLYLVFHAADMEQLQDIIGTLRAEYPRVDIRRLLRSEGEDEDNDLVLVDRGRLTARQREVLETAHRMGYFERPKGANAGDVADALDISRSTFAEHLSAAQTKLFDAILED; from the coding sequence ATGAGTTCGGGGATTCGGGCTGAACTTCGAGTCGACGTGGATGGGCGCTGTCCCGTCGTCGAGGCGGCGGCGGCGGCCGGTTCGCCGACGTCTTCCATCGCCAGAGCCGTCGATCCGTCGGGGACGGGGCGGGTGACCGCGGAGTTCATGCTCGACGACACAGCGGGCGCGGAGTTGGCCGACGACGAGCACGTGGACGCAGTGTTCACGTACGGAACGAAGACAGTCTATCGACTCACCCACGGCCGCGACGGAGGCTGTCCCTGCGAGCGCATCGAACGGTTCGACTGTCCCGTCGTCGACGCTCACGTCCGCGATGGACTGCTGTATCTGGTCTTTCATGCGGCGGATATGGAACAGCTACAGGACATCATCGGGACGCTCCGGGCGGAGTACCCACGGGTCGACATCCGTCGCCTCCTCCGGTCGGAAGGCGAGGACGAGGACAACGACCTCGTCCTCGTCGACCGAGGCCGCCTCACCGCCCGGCAGCGAGAGGTGCTCGAAACCGCGCACCGGATGGGGTACTTCGAACGCCCGAAGGGAGCGAACGCGGGGGACGTCGCCGACGCCCTCGACATCTCGCGGTCGACGTTCGCGGAGCATCTGTCGGCCGCGCAGACGAAACTGTTCGACGCGATTCTGGAGGACTGA
- a CDS encoding DUF7560 family zinc ribbon protein: MSGGGNLRFHCPDCGEDMSVNEPMRDALLDHGCVVCGTTVSVSAFSCR; the protein is encoded by the coding sequence ATGAGTGGTGGCGGCAACCTCCGGTTCCACTGTCCCGACTGCGGCGAGGACATGTCGGTGAACGAGCCAATGAGAGACGCCTTACTCGACCACGGGTGTGTGGTCTGTGGGACGACGGTGTCGGTGAGCGCGTTCTCCTGCCGGTGA
- a CDS encoding ZIP family metal transporter — protein sequence MVVDGFTGLFGTNPVIHGLVGGLVIAALNLLGASLVFVWRDPSERGLDAALGFAAGVMLAAAFTSLIIPGIETYSNGNPLPVLVGVALGALMLDRSDVLIPHAHYLVTGQRRPDAAAPGESLPIGDERLAGVVLFVLAITLHNIPEGLAVGVGFGSGDLGAAIPLMLAIGIQNVPEGLAVSVAAINAGLDRRAYAVFAGIRSGVVEIPLAVLGAYAVGAVSALLPYAMGFAAGAMLFVISDEIVPETHTRGHERVATLGTVLGVIVMLYLDISLG from the coding sequence GTGGTAGTCGACGGGTTCACGGGGCTGTTCGGTACGAATCCGGTGATTCACGGACTCGTCGGCGGCCTCGTCATCGCGGCGCTCAACCTGCTGGGGGCGTCGCTCGTGTTCGTCTGGCGCGACCCGTCGGAGCGTGGACTCGACGCGGCGCTCGGGTTCGCCGCCGGCGTCATGCTCGCAGCGGCCTTCACCAGCCTCATTATCCCCGGAATCGAGACGTACTCGAACGGGAATCCCCTGCCCGTCTTGGTGGGTGTGGCGCTCGGGGCGCTGATGTTGGACCGCTCGGACGTCCTGATCCCGCACGCACACTACCTCGTCACCGGGCAGCGCCGGCCCGACGCCGCGGCGCCGGGGGAGAGTCTCCCGATCGGCGACGAACGGCTCGCCGGAGTCGTGCTGTTCGTCCTCGCGATCACCCTCCACAACATACCGGAAGGTCTCGCCGTCGGCGTCGGGTTCGGGAGCGGCGATCTCGGGGCGGCCATCCCGCTGATGCTCGCCATCGGCATCCAGAACGTACCGGAGGGGTTGGCCGTCTCGGTGGCGGCGATCAACGCCGGCCTCGACCGGCGCGCGTACGCCGTTTTCGCCGGCATCCGGTCGGGGGTGGTCGAAATCCCGCTCGCGGTGCTGGGAGCGTACGCCGTCGGTGCGGTGTCGGCGCTGCTTCCCTACGCGATGGGTTTCGCTGCGGGGGCGATGCTGTTCGTCATCAGCGACGAAATCGTCCCCGAGACGCACACACGGGGGCACGAACGCGTCGCGACGCTGGGAACGGTGCTCGGGGTGATCGTGATGCTGTATCTCGACATCTCGCTTGGATGA